A genomic stretch from Caldalkalibacillus salinus includes:
- the tenA gene encoding thiaminase II, with the protein MTFTDRLHQKVHPIWEANHQHPFVQEIGEGTLDVKKFRYFMIQDYLYLKDFAKLFALGAVKADDVRTMGEFAKLLDATLNVEMDVHRQYAKKFDITAEELEEAEPAAVTLAYSHYMLQVAQNGTLPELICALLPCMWSYSEIGKALSEIPGASEHEFYGEWVQMYASEEFGQLANWLIDELNLLTEGKPEQELAHLENIFVRTSKFEYMFWDMAYQEQTWPVSNEGLVTK; encoded by the coding sequence CACCCCATATGGGAAGCGAATCATCAACATCCGTTTGTGCAAGAGATAGGTGAGGGCACTTTAGATGTAAAGAAGTTCAGATACTTTATGATTCAAGACTATTTATATCTTAAAGACTTTGCCAAGCTATTTGCCTTAGGGGCGGTTAAGGCTGACGATGTGCGCACCATGGGGGAGTTTGCCAAATTGCTAGACGCTACGCTCAATGTAGAGATGGATGTTCACCGTCAATATGCCAAAAAGTTTGATATTACCGCTGAGGAATTAGAGGAAGCAGAGCCGGCAGCGGTGACGCTTGCTTACTCTCATTACATGCTTCAAGTCGCACAAAACGGGACCCTACCTGAACTGATTTGTGCTCTTTTACCCTGTATGTGGAGTTACTCTGAAATAGGGAAAGCGTTAAGTGAGATCCCTGGTGCGAGTGAGCATGAGTTCTATGGCGAATGGGTCCAAATGTATGCCTCTGAAGAGTTTGGTCAACTAGCGAATTGGCTTATTGATGAGCTTAATCTTCTAACTGAAGGGAAGCCTGAGCAAGAGTTGGCCCACTTAGAGAATATATTCGTGCGCACGAGTAAGTTTGAGTACATGTTCTGGGATATGGCGTATCAAGAACAAACATGGCCTGTGTCTAACGAAGGGCTTGTCACAAAATAA